Proteins encoded within one genomic window of Methanobrevibacter thaueri:
- a CDS encoding ArsR family transcriptional regulator, which yields MTTSNPIQIILNENKTNSPMVNIDIIKSPMKYEILELLRHGEMNFEDIVENTKKSKASISMHLRDLRKEGIVNYKADLTDNRKKIFYLNSDFLGSINTNNTKTLKKDQTKSLIDEFIEKGDVEYIILLTHTCKSLLLEFGMDISPVLQKIGNHIGEYLFSQLKDDDLDTFTKNISKYWLKNNLGELTFNINNNIEITCTDCFESKDSAIIGKPSCYLEKGMLEKLFNMYFNFDLNIDEIMCYSMGDGKCVYQLQP from the coding sequence ATGACTACCTCAAACCCAATACAAATAATCTTAAATGAAAACAAAACAAATTCACCAATGGTAAATATAGACATAATAAAAAGTCCAATGAAATATGAGATTCTAGAGTTGTTAAGACACGGCGAAATGAATTTCGAAGACATTGTGGAAAACACAAAGAAATCAAAGGCAAGTATCTCCATGCATTTAAGGGATTTAAGAAAGGAAGGCATAGTAAACTACAAGGCCGACCTAACAGACAATAGAAAAAAGATTTTCTATTTAAACTCCGATTTTCTAGGATCAATAAATACCAACAACACAAAAACCCTAAAAAAAGACCAAACCAAATCATTAATCGATGAATTCATTGAAAAAGGCGATGTGGAATACATAATTCTCTTAACACACACCTGCAAATCATTATTGCTTGAATTTGGAATGGACATATCCCCCGTACTTCAAAAAATCGGCAACCATATTGGGGAATACCTATTCAGCCAACTTAAGGATGACGATTTAGATACATTCACCAAAAACATTTCAAAATACTGGCTTAAAAACAATCTGGGAGAATTAACCTTCAACATTAACAATAATATTGAAATAACATGTACAGACTGTTTTGAATCAAAAGACTCAGCGATAATTGGAAAACCAAGCTGTTATCTTGAAAAGGGAATGCTGGAAAAGCTATTCAACATGTATTTCAATTTTGACTTGAACATCGATGAGATTATGTGTTACTCAATGGGCGATGGAAAATGCGTCTATCAACTTCAACCGTAA
- a CDS encoding NUDIX hydrolase encodes MSTMWGLTVRGICEHDGKFLLLKVRSKSAHDAGKWEIPGGKVKKCEFFDNALKREYLEETGLEIDIVSLYNVVRNDYTACKTSEEVKSIQLIMKVTCESEDVKISEEHDEFGWFSQEEVDAMIDEGLLTPPAANAFKK; translated from the coding sequence ATGTCAACAATGTGGGGATTAACAGTAAGGGGAATTTGCGAACATGACGGCAAATTTCTGCTTTTGAAGGTCCGCTCCAAATCTGCTCATGATGCAGGCAAATGGGAAATTCCAGGTGGAAAGGTTAAGAAATGCGAGTTTTTCGATAATGCCTTGAAAAGGGAATACCTTGAGGAAACAGGTTTGGAAATAGATATCGTTTCATTATACAATGTAGTTAGAAATGACTATACCGCATGCAAAACATCCGAAGAGGTAAAATCAATTCAATTGATCATGAAGGTCACTTGCGAGAGCGAAGATGTCAAAATAAGTGAAGAGCATGATGAATTCGGATGGTTTAGCCAGGAAGAAGTTGATGCAATGATTGATGAAGGCCTATTGACACCGCCTGCAGCCAATGCATTTAAAAAATAA
- a CDS encoding GNAT family N-acetyltransferase: MSTLTFRDATEDDVALILEFIRKLADYEHRLDEVIATEDELRKWIFEKKQAEVIFALEDGKEIGFALFFLSFSTYISNVNLHLEDLFIDPEYRGKGYGKALLKKLAKIVVDRGYGRFEWTCLAWNKPSIDFYLSLGAKQKDWNVFHLTGDELRDLAND, encoded by the coding sequence ATGTCTACATTAACATTCAGAGATGCAACAGAGGATGATGTTGCCTTGATTTTGGAGTTCATTCGCAAGCTTGCCGATTATGAGCACAGACTGGACGAAGTCATTGCAACCGAGGATGAATTGAGAAAATGGATTTTTGAAAAGAAACAGGCGGAAGTGATATTTGCCCTTGAGGACGGCAAGGAAATCGGCTTCGCATTATTCTTCCTAAGCTTTTCAACATACATATCAAACGTTAACCTGCACCTTGAGGATCTCTTCATAGACCCTGAATATCGTGGCAAGGGATATGGTAAGGCCTTGCTTAAAAAATTAGCTAAAATAGTCGTTGACAGGGGATATGGCAGGTTTGAATGGACATGTCTTGCCTGGAACAAGCCCAGCATAGACTTTTACCTGTCTTTGGGTGCAAAACAAAAGGACTGGAACGTTTTCCATTTGACAGGTGATGAGTTAAGGGACTTAGCTAATGATTAG
- a CDS encoding amidohydrolase family protein translates to MQKIINAHCHIYPEKIANKAVLGIRDFYDLNMSLDGTVEGLLRDGGKVGVTHYLIHSVATTPKQVESINEFIADTVKERPDLFTGFGTLHPDSDDIQGDFDYLIELGLKGVKLHPDFQRFAMNEERAFKIGEVVRDGKVPMLVHCGDFRYNYSNPEQIKPFLDEFPEIPFIGAHFAGWSIWEEATEKLAGTPNLYVDLCSSLYDLSPETAVKLIHTYGSDRVLWGTDYPMWESVSEMEYFNKLDLTDSERSQILYENAAKLLNID, encoded by the coding sequence ATGCAAAAAATTATAAATGCACATTGTCACATTTACCCGGAAAAAATCGCAAACAAAGCAGTGCTTGGAATTAGAGACTTTTACGACTTGAACATGTCATTGGACGGTACAGTCGAAGGATTATTGCGTGATGGCGGAAAGGTTGGAGTGACACATTATCTTATTCATTCCGTTGCAACAACACCAAAGCAGGTAGAATCCATTAACGAGTTCATTGCAGATACCGTAAAAGAACGTCCTGACTTGTTTACAGGTTTCGGAACCCTCCATCCAGATAGCGATGACATTCAAGGAGATTTTGATTACTTGATTGAACTGGGCCTTAAAGGCGTTAAGCTACACCCGGATTTCCAGCGCTTTGCAATGAATGAGGAGCGTGCATTTAAGATAGGCGAAGTGGTCCGTGACGGCAAGGTCCCTATGCTTGTTCACTGCGGAGATTTCAGATACAACTATTCAAATCCCGAACAGATTAAGCCGTTTTTAGATGAATTCCCTGAAATTCCTTTTATTGGCGCCCATTTTGCCGGATGGAGCATTTGGGAGGAGGCAACAGAAAAGCTGGCAGGCACACCTAACCTTTATGTCGACTTATGCTCCAGCCTATATGATCTCTCACCGGAAACCGCCGTCAAGTTGATTCATACCTATGGCAGCGACAGGGTGCTTTGGGGCACAGACTATCCAATGTGGGAGTCAGTCAGTGAAATGGAGTACTTCAACAAACTTGATTTGACTGACAGCGAAAGGTCACAAATACTTTACGAAAATGCGGCCAAATTACTTAATATTGATTAA
- a CDS encoding malate dehydrogenase, with amino-acid sequence MVKVSIIGSTGIIGKNVAFTLAREDTVDEIVMFSRPESVDKAKGETYDMYDALAARDIDCRLTPSCDFNDLTGSHIILIAAGIHREKGMKRLDLAIPNAEIVAYYSQKIAEYAPDSIILVATNPVDVMTTVALKASGFKKSKVIGVGNHLDSLRLKNYFSRQIDINSSEVHTRVIGEHGDHMVPLLSSTTIGGIPLKYFVEYVDLDIRALVEQLKNAGNTIISKKGATEYGPAFAISNLMSTIITDSHKVLTVSSFLDGEIERVEDVSLGVPAVISKKGVAMIVPIHMNDIEKKEFYAAANTVMDVTDEVLAHLDL; translated from the coding sequence ATGGTAAAGGTTAGTATTATAGGATCAACTGGTATAATAGGAAAAAATGTTGCATTCACTCTTGCACGTGAAGACACAGTTGATGAGATTGTTATGTTTTCAAGACCTGAAAGTGTTGATAAGGCCAAGGGAGAGACTTATGATATGTACGATGCGCTGGCTGCACGTGATATCGACTGCAGACTGACTCCCTCATGTGATTTCAATGACCTTACAGGCTCACACATTATTCTTATTGCGGCAGGCATTCATCGGGAAAAGGGAATGAAAAGGTTGGATCTTGCAATTCCTAATGCGGAAATAGTCGCTTACTATTCCCAAAAGATTGCCGAATATGCTCCGGATTCAATTATATTGGTTGCAACTAACCCTGTGGATGTTATGACCACAGTGGCACTGAAGGCTTCTGGATTCAAGAAAAGCAAAGTCATTGGTGTCGGAAACCATTTAGATTCATTAAGGTTAAAGAATTATTTCTCAAGGCAAATAGATATTAACAGTTCAGAAGTTCATACAAGGGTTATAGGTGAACATGGAGACCATATGGTCCCTCTTTTAAGTTCAACAACCATTGGGGGTATTCCACTCAAGTATTTCGTGGAATATGTTGACCTGGACATCAGGGCTCTTGTGGAACAGCTAAAAAATGCCGGTAATACCATTATTTCTAAAAAGGGAGCGACAGAATACGGTCCCGCTTTCGCTATTTCCAATTTAATGTCTACAATTATAACAGATTCTCATAAGGTTTTGACTGTTAGTAGTTTTCTTGATGGGGAAATTGAAAGAGTTGAAGACGTTTCATTAGGTGTCCCGGCTGTCATATCCAAAAAAGGCGTGGCAATGATTGTTCCGATTCATATGAATGACATTGAGAAAAAGGAATTCTATGCTGCGGCAAATACAGTTATGGATGTCACCGATGAGGTTTTGGCTCACCTTGATTTATAG
- a CDS encoding GGGtGRT protein, with protein MSLFESYERRIDQITPVLEKYDIKDLEEAKQICLDKGFDPYEIVKGVQPICFENACWAYTLGAAIAIKQGCTKASDAAKAIGEGLQAFCIPGSVADDRQVGLGHGNLASMLLSDESECFAFLAGHESFAAAEGAIGIANSANEVREKPLRVILNGLGKDAALIISRINGFTHVETEFDYFTGEVKVVKEKAYSDGERAKVRCYGADDVREGVAIMHLEGVDVSITGNSTNPTRFQHPVAGTYKKECILQGKKYFSVASGGGTGRTLHPDNMAAGPASYGMTDTLGRMHSDAQFAGSSSVPAHVEMMGLIGMGNNPMVGASVAVAVAVEKAMK; from the coding sequence ATGAGTTTATTTGAAAGTTATGAAAGAAGAATCGACCAGATCACTCCAGTCCTTGAAAAATATGACATCAAAGACCTTGAAGAGGCAAAACAAATATGTCTCGATAAAGGATTTGACCCATACGAAATTGTTAAGGGCGTACAGCCAATCTGCTTTGAAAATGCATGCTGGGCATATACCTTAGGTGCAGCAATAGCAATTAAACAGGGATGCACAAAGGCTTCCGATGCCGCAAAGGCTATAGGTGAAGGGCTACAGGCATTCTGTATTCCTGGAAGTGTTGCAGATGACAGGCAAGTTGGTTTAGGACATGGTAACCTTGCATCAATGTTATTGAGTGATGAAAGTGAATGTTTCGCATTCCTTGCAGGTCACGAAAGTTTTGCAGCCGCTGAAGGAGCTATCGGAATCGCAAACTCCGCAAATGAAGTTCGTGAAAAACCATTAAGAGTAATATTGAACGGACTCGGAAAGGATGCTGCATTAATCATTTCAAGAATCAACGGATTCACTCATGTTGAAACTGAATTTGACTACTTCACAGGTGAAGTGAAAGTAGTTAAGGAAAAGGCATATTCAGATGGTGAAAGGGCGAAGGTCAGATGTTATGGTGCCGATGATGTGCGTGAAGGTGTGGCAATCATGCATTTGGAAGGTGTTGACGTATCAATTACCGGTAACTCAACCAATCCTACACGTTTCCAACATCCTGTAGCTGGAACATATAAGAAAGAATGTATCTTGCAAGGCAAGAAATACTTCTCCGTAGCTTCAGGTGGAGGAACAGGAAGAACCCTGCACCCTGATAACATGGCAGCGGGTCCGGCATCCTATGGTATGACCGATACCTTAGGCCGTATGCACTCAGACGCTCAATTTGCAGGATCATCATCCGTACCTGCCCATGTGGAAATGATGGGATTGATTGGTATGGGTAACAATCCTATGGTTGGAGCTAGCGTGGCTGTCGCTGTAGCTGTTGAAAAAGCAATGAAATAG
- the sstT gene encoding serine/threonine transporter SstT — MDIIKKWTESSLILKIIIGLVIGASLGLLVPEWKIIGFPGEIFVTALKSIAPILVFVLVASAISKARSGIGSRYRTVIIFYLFSTFLSAMVAVMGSYLFPVTIHLTTASTATAPGALQDVIGGMILKIFSNPIKSLAEGEYLGILFWSIILGIALKMVASDTTKDVITDIAEAVTKVVRFIIQCAPIGIMGLVFTSVSQSGLSIFTEYGQLILLLVGCIAFVAFVTDPLISGIALRRNPYPLVLTCLRESGIIAFFSRSSAANIPVNMNLCEKLGIDRDFFSISIPLGSTINMEGAAITITVMTLATCHTIGISVPLPVTIILCIISTLAACGASGVAGGSLLLIPMACSLFGIGQDISMQVVAVGFIIGVIQDSCETALNSAGDALFTATAEYYNRAKNGEPVNYMGEFAKGD, encoded by the coding sequence ATGGATATTATTAAAAAGTGGACAGAGTCCAGTCTTATTTTAAAAATTATTATTGGTTTAGTCATTGGTGCGAGTTTGGGACTTCTTGTTCCTGAATGGAAGATAATTGGATTTCCAGGGGAAATATTTGTAACTGCTCTTAAGTCCATTGCCCCTATATTGGTTTTTGTATTGGTTGCTTCAGCTATTTCTAAAGCACGGTCAGGTATTGGTTCAAGATACAGAACAGTAATCATATTCTATTTGTTCAGTACTTTTCTCTCTGCAATGGTTGCTGTAATGGGAAGTTATCTGTTCCCTGTAACAATTCATTTAACCACTGCAAGTACCGCTACAGCTCCAGGTGCACTTCAGGACGTCATTGGTGGAATGATTTTAAAAATATTTTCAAATCCAATCAAATCCTTGGCTGAAGGGGAATATCTGGGAATTCTATTCTGGTCAATTATTTTGGGAATTGCCTTAAAGATGGTTGCAAGCGACACCACAAAGGACGTTATTACAGATATTGCCGAAGCCGTAACCAAGGTTGTACGTTTCATTATACAGTGTGCTCCTATTGGTATTATGGGTTTGGTGTTCACTTCCGTTTCTCAAAGCGGTTTAAGTATTTTCACTGAATATGGTCAATTAATCTTATTGCTTGTAGGATGTATTGCGTTTGTGGCCTTCGTAACTGATCCTTTGATTTCAGGAATTGCATTAAGACGCAATCCATACCCATTGGTTCTGACATGTCTGCGTGAAAGCGGAATCATCGCATTTTTCTCAAGAAGTTCGGCTGCAAACATTCCTGTTAACATGAATCTGTGTGAAAAGCTTGGAATAGATCGGGATTTCTTTTCAATCAGCATTCCGCTTGGTTCTACAATAAATATGGAAGGTGCGGCAATTACAATCACTGTCATGACTCTTGCGACTTGTCACACTATAGGAATATCCGTTCCATTGCCGGTCACTATCATATTGTGTATTATTTCAACTTTGGCCGCATGCGGTGCTTCAGGTGTCGCCGGAGGTTCTCTATTGCTCATACCTATGGCCTGCTCATTGTTTGGAATAGGTCAGGACATATCAATGCAGGTCGTTGCGGTGGGTTTCATCATCGGCGTTATTCAGGATTCATGTGAAACTGCACTTAACTCAGCAGGGGATGCTTTATTTACTGCGACTGCCGAATATTATAATAGGGCTAAAAATGGCGAGCCCGTCAATTACATGGGTGAGTTTGCAAAAGGTGATTAA
- a CDS encoding toxic anion resistance protein encodes MAEFSLDVDEIKKDVETSLKEEEEKLENSNLKDQAQANAVAIFDTDLNNPQERENILKPLDNFGLNEMSKSASHNEILATRFVDLTKGGKEADNISEKLLELNSQMKDLDPSKVDFAKKGVLGNLVNPVRKYFSKYQKAEVAISEIVESLDKSSKVLQNDNTTLLNEENYLREVTNKLLADIELGKQMDASIEAQIQTAEIEGVDEEKISFVKEEILFPLRQRIMDMQQMIVVNQQGIVSLNVIRRNNKELIRGVKRAQNVTVSALRTGVMVASALYDQKIVMEKINILNQTTENIIESTSHMLKEQGSEIQRHSAETMISPEVLKASFAEALQAIEDVSTYKEQALPQMKETIDMFSDMAEDGQKVIAKIETSNDNLIN; translated from the coding sequence ATGGCTGAATTCTCACTTGATGTAGATGAAATTAAAAAAGATGTCGAAACAAGCCTTAAAGAGGAAGAAGAAAAATTAGAAAATTCAAATTTAAAAGACCAGGCACAAGCAAATGCGGTTGCTATATTTGACACTGATTTGAATAATCCTCAGGAAAGGGAAAATATATTAAAACCGTTAGACAATTTCGGTTTGAATGAAATGTCAAAATCCGCTTCACACAATGAAATTCTAGCAACAAGATTCGTTGACTTGACCAAAGGAGGCAAGGAAGCTGACAATATCAGTGAAAAATTGCTTGAATTGAACAGTCAAATGAAGGATTTGGATCCAAGCAAAGTCGATTTTGCAAAGAAAGGCGTTCTCGGAAACCTGGTGAATCCTGTTAGAAAATATTTCTCAAAATATCAAAAGGCCGAAGTGGCAATTTCAGAAATTGTAGAGTCTCTTGACAAAAGCAGCAAAGTGCTACAAAACGACAACACCACCTTGTTGAATGAGGAAAACTACCTAAGGGAAGTTACCAATAAGCTTCTGGCAGACATTGAACTCGGAAAACAGATGGATGCGTCAATCGAGGCACAAATACAAACAGCCGAAATCGAAGGCGTTGATGAAGAGAAAATCTCATTTGTCAAGGAAGAAATCCTATTTCCATTAAGGCAAAGGATTATGGATATGCAGCAAATGATTGTTGTAAACCAACAGGGTATTGTTTCCCTTAATGTGATTAGACGTAACAACAAGGAACTGATTCGTGGAGTTAAAAGAGCTCAAAACGTTACAGTTTCAGCATTGAGAACCGGTGTCATGGTTGCAAGCGCATTATATGATCAGAAAATCGTCATGGAAAAAATCAACATTTTGAACCAGACAACTGAAAACATCATTGAATCCACTTCCCACATGCTTAAGGAACAAGGCAGTGAGATTCAAAGGCACAGCGCTGAAACAATGATTTCCCCTGAAGTATTGAAAGCTTCATTTGCAGAAGCCCTTCAGGCAATTGAGGATGTAAGCACATATAAGGAGCAAGCATTGCCTCAAATGAAGGAAACAATTGACATGTTCTCAGACATGGCTGAAGACGGCCAGAAGGTTATTGCAAAAATAGAGACAAGCAATGATAATTTAATTAACTAA
- a CDS encoding pyridoxamine 5'-phosphate oxidase family protein, with product MFRKMRRLGQMLSKEECEEILTSEPRGVLALLGDYDYPYALPMSHVYVDGKIYFHGAMQGHKNDAVKKHDKVSYCVFDEGVKNDDGWSYTFRSVIVFGRIRTLTDDDEKVEKLTHLGDKFFPTHDETVSEIERLLHRTEVFEITIEHMSGKTVVEK from the coding sequence ATGTTTAGAAAAATGCGCCGTTTGGGACAGATGCTTTCAAAAGAGGAATGTGAAGAGATATTGACCAGTGAACCCCGTGGAGTTTTGGCGCTTCTGGGAGATTACGATTACCCCTATGCGCTTCCGATGAGCCATGTATATGTCGATGGAAAAATCTATTTTCACGGTGCAATGCAAGGCCACAAGAATGATGCAGTAAAAAAACACGACAAGGTCTCATACTGTGTCTTTGATGAGGGTGTTAAAAATGATGACGGATGGTCATACACCTTCAGGAGCGTAATAGTTTTCGGCAGAATCAGGACATTGACCGATGATGATGAGAAGGTTGAGAAGCTGACACACTTGGGTGACAAATTCTTCCCGACTCATGATGAAACCGTCAGTGAAATCGAGAGATTGCTGCATAGAACAGAGGTTTTTGAAATCACGATTGAACACATGAGCGGAAAAACAGTGGTCGAAAAATAA
- the dtd gene encoding D-aminoacyl-tRNA deacylase: MKLVVQRVTSASVEVEGEIVGEIDEGLMVLVGFGENDTTREADYLAGKLAKLRIFEDENGRMNRSVKDIEGKVLLVPQFTLYAHTKKNRPSFHKALAPDKATELFDYFTEKCSELIGVETGEFGAFMKVSLLNNGPVTILLEKEFE, from the coding sequence ATGAAGCTAGTTGTTCAAAGGGTTACTTCCGCCAGTGTTGAGGTTGAAGGTGAAATTGTTGGCGAAATAGATGAGGGATTGATGGTCTTAGTGGGTTTTGGAGAAAATGACACCACAAGAGAGGCCGATTATCTTGCAGGAAAGCTTGCAAAGTTAAGGATCTTTGAGGATGAGAACGGCAGGATGAACAGGTCAGTCAAGGACATTGAAGGCAAGGTTCTTCTAGTCCCGCAATTCACATTGTATGCCCACACCAAAAAGAACAGACCTTCATTCCACAAGGCATTGGCTCCGGATAAGGCAACAGAACTCTTTGATTACTTCACTGAAAAATGCAGTGAGTTGATAGGTGTTGAAACCGGCGAGTTCGGTGCATTCATGAAAGTTAGCCTATTGAACAACGGTCCTGTTACAATTCTACTCGAGAAGGAATTTGAATAA
- a CDS encoding zinc ribbon domain-containing protein, producing the protein MSKSCPKCGKEVPDDAKFCMDCGYSFQKAGANSEVNSIFSNGKIFLVIIAIVVIVGLAVIAMTGNNPTPNNPVDDAEHVDLTITGVGGWDSDDDKMSYTLYTEAIFNKVPDKLDGYNIKTTYYDSKDAKIGHETETLDNVYYDSYYPLSFGYYTTYKLPDPDHVTVEIMKDGKVIDTYTEKIDTNKIDYLN; encoded by the coding sequence ATGAGTAAAAGTTGCCCAAAATGTGGAAAGGAAGTGCCGGATGATGCGAAATTCTGCATGGATTGCGGATATAGCTTCCAAAAGGCAGGTGCCAATTCAGAAGTGAACAGCATCTTTTCCAACGGTAAGATATTTCTGGTGATAATAGCAATTGTCGTAATTGTGGGATTGGCCGTCATAGCCATGACAGGAAACAATCCGACTCCAAATAATCCTGTTGACGATGCCGAACATGTAGATTTGACAATTACTGGTGTCGGAGGATGGGATTCAGACGACGATAAAATGAGTTACACATTATACACTGAAGCAATATTCAATAAGGTGCCGGATAAACTGGACGGATACAATATCAAGACAACCTATTATGATTCAAAAGACGCAAAGATAGGTCATGAAACCGAGACACTTGACAATGTCTACTATGACTCATACTATCCGTTAAGCTTCGGTTATTACACAACATACAAATTGCCTGATCCGGACCACGTGACTGTTGAAATAATGAAAGACGGAAAAGTCATTGATACTTATACAGAAAAAATTGATACTAATAAAATTGATTACTTAAATTAA